DNA from Chloroflexota bacterium:
TGCATGTGGAGACCCATACCTTCACTTCGCCCTATAATCACTAACTATTGTATCCGTTTCACTAATTCAAGCAGCACCACACCGGTGGCAGCGAAGGCTATCCCAACAAGAATCATAAAGGTGCCAACACCGCTAAGCGCAGTGGTAACACCAAAGCCCAGAACAGAAAGATATAGATAGTTCTCCATGTTTATGGCCTGTGAGTAGGTCAGGTGTTTGGGGTTAGTTGGGTCATATTTTCCTCCGCCCAGCAGCTCTTGATAGGTCGGGGCTATGCCGTGACGATGTTCTCTGATAGTGTCAGCAGCAGCCTGTGCCTCCTCTGCAGTATCGATTACGTCGCCGGCTTTTGCTTCATCTTCCGGGATGCCGAAAGTCACCTTCTCCGCCCGCATTGCCTGCTCCATCCAGGTTTTCTTGTCAACTGCCTGGTAAATGAAAGTTGCTCCTATGGCAATGGACACCGCAGATAGAACCAGTACTACGACTGCTAGATATTTATTTATACGCACCACTTTTTCACCTCCTTGAATTAGATGCAGAATAATTTTGCTCCTGAAAAAGCCAGGTGGATATATAACGCTCGCCGGTATCGGGTAAAATTACCACAATCAGCTTCCCCTTGTTCTCTGGCCTTTTGGCAACCTCAAGAGCTGCCCAGGCTGCGGCACCAGAAGATATACCGGCCAGTATCCCCTCTTCTTTGGCTAACCTTCTGGCTGTGGCACCGGCATCATCGTTGGTTACTTTAATGATTTCGTCGATCAAATCCAGTCTTAGCACATCCGGAATAAAACCAGCGCCTATGCCCTGGATTTTATGCGGTCCAGGTTTGCCACCGGAGAGAACAGGTGAATCAGCTGGCTCAACGGCAATAGTCTTAAATCCGGGTTTTCTTTTCTTTAGTACCTCAGCCACACCGGTAATGGTGCCACCTGTCCCAACGCCAGCGACCAGAATATCTATCCTGCCATCTGCATCTCTCCAAATCTCCTCGGCAGTAGTCTGGCGGTGGATTTCGGGGTTTGCCGGGTTCTTGAATTGCTGCGGCATGAAGTAATTTCTGTTTTCGGCTACCAGTTGTTCGGCCTTTCGTATTGCCCCGGACATACCTTCGGTACCAGGCGTTAGCACTAGCTCGGCACCGAATATAGACAGAATATGCCTGCGTTCTACTGACATCGTTTCCGGCATGGTGAGTATCAGACGATAACCGCGTGAGGCACAGACAAAAGCCAGAGCAATACCAGTGTTGCCGCTGGTGGGCTCGACAATCACTGTATCTTTGTTTATCAATCCTGTTTCTTCAGCGGCTGTAATCATTGATATAGCTATACGGTCTTTGACACTACTACAAGGATTGAAGAACTCCAGCTTGGCCGCAACTTCAGCCTTGGCACCTGCCGTTATCCTGTTTAATCTGACCAGAGGAGTATTGCCGATAAGGTCAGTAATGTCTTTAGCTATATTGGCCATTAACTCACCTCCTGACTTTTCTAGATGAGGCAAAGCTCGAAGCTTTTCGAGCTATTTCACCATCTCTCAACTGGATTATTTTATGAGCCGATTTTGCGAGCTCCAAATTGTGAGTGACTATAATCAGAGTCAGCCCTTGCCTATTAAGGTTTTGGAAAAGCTGAAAAATTTTAAGAGCGGTGGCTGAATCTAGATTGCCAGTGGGCTCGTCGGCCAGAATAATCTTTGGTTCGTTGATGAGAGCTCTGCCAATAGTTACCCGCTGCATTTCCCCACCGCTGAGCTGTCCAGGTAGATGGTCGGCTCGAGCTTTAAGTCCAACGATTTCAATTATATCATCTATCTGGCTCCTATAACCGTTTCTTCTGCTGAAAAGGAGAGGCAACTCTATATTCTCGCGCACGGTTAAAGTAGGCAGTAGAAAGAACTGCTGGAAAACAAAGCCAATGTTTTCGCGGCGCAATTTCACCAGGTCTTTTTCCTTAAGGCCGTTGACTTCAATACCGTTCAATCTGAGGCTACCCCGTGTTGGTGTGTCCAGGCAGCCCAGTAGATTTAACAGCGTAGTCTTGCCTGAACCGGAAGGGCCTACAATAGCTGCGAATTCACCCTTTCCAATAGCGAAGCTGGCATCCTTAAGGGCATGTATTTCCTCGCTGCCCCGATGGTATATCTTGGTTAACTCTTTTGCTGAAATCACTTCTTCTTTCATTCCAGATTACTCCGTATAGCTTCCATGGGCGTTAAGCGCGATGACCTAATCGCCGGGTATATTCCACAGACAAATCCGATGATGATTGAGAACAACAAGCACAAGCCGATTAATTCTGGGTCCAGCACCATGAGTCTACCAGCCGGCGAATAAGGGATTATTCCTTTGACAAAACCTTCTATCAAGCCGGAGCCCAACGTCGAAAGCAGCAAGCCGATAACTCCGCCGATGACAGTGACGAACAGTGTTTCGATAATAACCAACCTGCCTATATCAAACCCGGAAGCACCCACAGCTTTCATCATCCCGAATTCCCTTACCCTCTCATTAACCGACATGAGAAGTGTATTGATTATACCGACGGCACTGATTATGATGGCCACAATGATGACAGATATTAGTAGCGTCCGTGCTGAGCCGACCAGATTCATAATGGTGCCCATCACCTGAGTCATAGTGACAACCTGAATGTCAGGGATATTCTCGAGCTGCTTTGATACTTCCGAAATCTTAGAAATATCGCTTACCCTGATAGCTATGGTTGTTATCTGTTCAGGTTTGCCAAAGACCCTTTGCGCCACCTGAAGAGGCAAGAAATGGAACTCATCATCCTGCGTGCCCGTCCTTTCCAGGATGCCAACAACGGTAAATGGTGTTTTATCTGGCCCGAATGGCAGAACATCGCCAACCTTTAATTTTTCATCTTCTGCCAGGCTTCTGCCAATTACCATTACATTGTCTTCAGTCTGAGAGAAAAACCTGCCCTCAACCTTCCACCATGTCTTAAGGCGTCTCATATCATCAATATTGATGCCATACACGATGTGTGGCTTCTCATCTTTATAGAACTGGTGAAGCAGCATGGGACTGGCAACTTCTATGCCATCGATTTTCCTCGTCTCATCTACATCAGAATTCGACAGGTATTTCGGGATGACGCCGCCGTGGATGATTAGTGAAGCAGCTTCATAGGGGCATCCTTTGGGCACTGCCAGAATATGAATGCCCAGGCTGTCAAGTTCGCCGCTCAGTTGCTTCTCGTAGCCTGAATTAAAAGAAAGAAGGCTGAATAAGACGGCAACGGCAATGGCTACTCCGAAAATGGTCAAGCTTGTCCTGCCACGACGACGTAACAAATTCTTTATGGCTAAAGTAACAAAATTCACAGCAAAAGCCTCCTTGCCCTAAAACTCGACCTTCTTGCCGATAATATAGGCGTCACCATTCTCGATAACCACTTCGCCATATACCTTTGCCACAGCTCCTCTTTTCTGTGGTATTACGAAGTTATTCGGTTTCAGGTCGACGTATACAGTTCCGGTTCCGTCATTCAAGGTGAACCAGCAGCCAGAGCCACACTCAGCTATAATCTTTCCTTCCACTACTACTGCCTGCCCCTGGTAACTTTCTGGTTTCCCCAGAATATCAGCTATCTTTACTATCTTTGGGCCTTCTTCTTCAGGCGCTTGGGGAGTCTCTGTTTCAGATGTAGCCGGATTTTCCACAACGGGAGTGTTACCTGCTACATTGGTGTTTCCCGGTTGAGTATCAGGCAGAGTACTCGCCTGAGCACAACCCACAACAGCTAAAACAAGGCCAAAAAGGAAAAGGGTTATTAAAATTTTTTTATTCACTCTCATACTCTCCTGTTAATTTTATTTTTATGGGTACGTTGTCCCCCGTTAGTTCAAATGTCATACATTACCATGTCCATTTTACCTTTCTTCTTTTGCATCTCTACCAGGTCATGCAAGGTTTTAGACTCCAAGACCCCATCCATTGCTTCTTTCAGCTCAACCCAGATATCGCGGGTGACACAAGAATCAGAGCGAGGGCAGGCCTTGGGGTCATTAACACAATCGACCGGGGCAATTGAGCCTTCAAGCAATCCAACCACTTCGTTGAGTTTTATTTCCTGTGGCGATCTGGCCAGCCAGACTCCACCACGAGCACCCCGCATGCTCCTTATCACCCCCACCGTTATAAGAGGAGTAATCAAACGCTCCAAATACAGAAGTGAGATCTGCTGCCTCTGGGCGACATCTTTTAACGGAACTGGCCCTTCACCCTCATGAAGAGCTAAATCCAAAAGCAACCTGGTTCCATACCGTCCTCTGGTAGAAAGTTTCATCACTCTACCTCACTTTGTTGACTAACATGGTCGACAAAGTATACAATACAATGGCATGGGATGTCAAGTTTTTGAGTACCCACAGCGTCATCCATAAAATAGTGGGCTAGTCCATCAAAAAGCTAGACACCACAGCCACAGTGGCCATAACTGCCCTTGCAGTTACAAACAATAGCAGGCGAATGTGAACATTTTATGAAGACAGCGTGAGATTTCTATGAATATTAGTGATTGAGACAAAAATTATCGAGCAAGTCTGAATTTGCATCTGCCGCTTTGTTTGCATTATTATACTGGCGGAGTGGGATTGAGATGGATGCTGTTGCCCTCCTAGAAAAAGCTAAAGAATACCTGCCTCCGGCTAAAGTGGCTTTGGTTGAGGCAGCGTATGAATTCGCCTTAAACGCTCATAAAGGGCAGGTGCGGAAATCCGGCGGCCCGTATCTAGACCACCCGCTACAGACAGCTACGATACTAGCTGGACTTCAGCTTGATGCCGCCACTTTAGCCGCAGCCTTACTCCACGATGTACCGGAAGACTGTAAAGTGCCCCTTACCGAAATCGAGGCAAAATTCGGTCCGGAGGTAAACAAGCTCGTCGATGGCGCCACCAAATTGGGCAAATTATCCTTGCGTCGCGGGGAAGCCAGAAAACGAGAATCTCAAGCCCAGAACCTGCGAAAGATGCTGATAGCTACGGCTGAGGATTTGAGGGTAGTTCTTATCAAACTGGCCGACAGGCTGCATAATATGCGAACTTTAGGAGCCCTGTCACCGGAGAAACGACGCAGCATTGCTCAAGAGACACTGGAGATATATGCGCCTCTTGCCCACCGCCTGGGTATCTGGCAAATAAAGTGGCAACTGGAGGATTTAGCTTTCCGCTACCTGGAGCCGCGCCAATATCATAAAGTGGCTCGCTTGATAGCCACTCGCCGAACGCAACGAGAGGCTTTTATAAAAGAGATTACACAGATACTAAAGCAGGAACTGGATAAAGCTGAGGTAAAGGCAGAAATCATAGGTAGGCCAAAACATATTTACAGCATTTACAATAAACTAAACCGATATGCAGCGCAAGGCAGGGATTTCAACGACATTCATGACCTGTTCGCTTTCCGGGTGCTGGTAGATGAAATCCCGGATTGCTATAAAGCACTAGGCACTATCCACAACTTGTGGCATCCTCTTCCCGAGGAGTTTAACGACTTCATCGCTAATCCTAAAGATAACGGATATCAATCACTGCACACCACAGTGCTATGTCAGGGCACAACTCCTTTGGAAATACAAATTCGCACCTATAACATGCACCGGACCGCCGATTTCGGGGTAGCTTCCCACTGGCGCTATAAGGAAGGTTCCAGCGAGGATACTCAATTTGAGGACAAGATTGCCTGGTTACGCCAATTAATCGAGTGGCAGAGCGAGCTTGGCAGCGAGGAATTCCTCGAATCGCTAAAAACCGAGGTATTTATTGACCAGGTCTTTGTTTACACGCCCAAAGGTGAAATAAAAGCTCTGCCCAAAGGTGCCACTCCCCTGGATTTCGCCTATCGCATCCACACCGAATTAGGACATCGCTGCATAGGCGCCAAGGTGAACGGTAGGCTCGTGCCTCTAAACTACGAACTGAAGAATAGCGAAATCATAGAAATTATGACTGCCAAAGCCGGCAAGGGCCCCAGCCTTGACTGGCTCAACCCTGACCTGGGATTTGTCAAGACTTCCCACGCCCGAGAAAAAATTCGCCAATGGTTTAAGAAACAGGAACGAACGCAGAACATCGAACGCGGTAAACAGATTCTGGACAGAGAACTCAAGCGGCTAGATATAGACATAACCAATATCGAAGAAACAGCACGGCTGTTCAATTATGAAAGCTCTGATGATTTTCTGGCAGCTATTGGCTATGGCGGCATTACTCCACATCAGTTGGCACTCAAACTAGCCATCGAACCGGAAGAAATCCCTGCTATAACCAAAACCG
Protein-coding regions in this window:
- a CDS encoding ABC transporter permease, which gives rise to MNFVTLAIKNLLRRRGRTSLTIFGVAIAVAVLFSLLSFNSGYEKQLSGELDSLGIHILAVPKGCPYEAASLIIHGGVIPKYLSNSDVDETRKIDGIEVASPMLLHQFYKDEKPHIVYGINIDDMRRLKTWWKVEGRFFSQTEDNVMVIGRSLAEDEKLKVGDVLPFGPDKTPFTVVGILERTGTQDDEFHFLPLQVAQRVFGKPEQITTIAIRVSDISKISEVSKQLENIPDIQVVTMTQVMGTIMNLVGSARTLLISVIIVAIIISAVGIINTLLMSVNERVREFGMMKAVGASGFDIGRLVIIETLFVTVIGGVIGLLLSTLGSGLIEGFVKGIIPYSPAGRLMVLDPELIGLCLLFSIIIGFVCGIYPAIRSSRLTPMEAIRSNLE
- a CDS encoding Rrf2 family transcriptional regulator, with translation MMKLSTRGRYGTRLLLDLALHEGEGPVPLKDVAQRQQISLLYLERLITPLITVGVIRSMRGARGGVWLARSPQEIKLNEVVGLLEGSIAPVDCVNDPKACPRSDSCVTRDIWVELKEAMDGVLESKTLHDLVEMQKKKGKMDMVMYDI
- a CDS encoding ABC transporter ATP-binding protein, coding for MKEEVISAKELTKIYHRGSEEIHALKDASFAIGKGEFAAIVGPSGSGKTTLLNLLGCLDTPTRGSLRLNGIEVNGLKEKDLVKLRRENIGFVFQQFFLLPTLTVRENIELPLLFSRRNGYRSQIDDIIEIVGLKARADHLPGQLSGGEMQRVTIGRALINEPKIILADEPTGNLDSATALKIFQLFQNLNRQGLTLIIVTHNLELAKSAHKIIQLRDGEIARKASSFASSRKVRR
- the cysK gene encoding cysteine synthase A; this translates as MANIAKDITDLIGNTPLVRLNRITAGAKAEVAAKLEFFNPCSSVKDRIAISMITAAEETGLINKDTVIVEPTSGNTGIALAFVCASRGYRLILTMPETMSVERRHILSIFGAELVLTPGTEGMSGAIRKAEQLVAENRNYFMPQQFKNPANPEIHRQTTAEEIWRDADGRIDILVAGVGTGGTITGVAEVLKKRKPGFKTIAVEPADSPVLSGGKPGPHKIQGIGAGFIPDVLRLDLIDEIIKVTNDDAGATARRLAKEEGILAGISSGAAAWAALEVAKRPENKGKLIVVILPDTGERYISTWLFQEQNYSASNSRR
- a CDS encoding bifunctional (p)ppGpp synthetase/guanosine-3',5'-bis(diphosphate) 3'-pyrophosphohydrolase, whose product is MDAVALLEKAKEYLPPAKVALVEAAYEFALNAHKGQVRKSGGPYLDHPLQTATILAGLQLDAATLAAALLHDVPEDCKVPLTEIEAKFGPEVNKLVDGATKLGKLSLRRGEARKRESQAQNLRKMLIATAEDLRVVLIKLADRLHNMRTLGALSPEKRRSIAQETLEIYAPLAHRLGIWQIKWQLEDLAFRYLEPRQYHKVARLIATRRTQREAFIKEITQILKQELDKAEVKAEIIGRPKHIYSIYNKLNRYAAQGRDFNDIHDLFAFRVLVDEIPDCYKALGTIHNLWHPLPEEFNDFIANPKDNGYQSLHTTVLCQGTTPLEIQIRTYNMHRTADFGVASHWRYKEGSSEDTQFEDKIAWLRQLIEWQSELGSEEFLESLKTEVFIDQVFVYTPKGEIKALPKGATPLDFAYRIHTELGHRCIGAKVNGRLVPLNYELKNSEIIEIMTAKAGKGPSLDWLNPDLGFVKTSHAREKIRQWFKKQERTQNIERGKQILDRELKRLDIDITNIEETARLFNYESSDDFLAAIGYGGITPHQLALKLAIEPEEIPAITKTVRTEKTTAAGIQVLGVGDLLTQLGRCCNPLPGDPIIGYITRSHGITVHRKDCINVINIEDKRRLIEVSWGEIHDVYPVDVQIDAWDRVGLLRDITTVIAEAKVNISSLNTTYHNEITSVFATVEIANMAQLTQLLSRIQGVSGIISATRISQAKASLSS